The sequence below is a genomic window from Micromonospora aurantiaca ATCC 27029.
GGTGGAGGTTGGCCGTCGGCGGCACGACGTCGAACTCGATCGCCATCGCGCTGGCGGCGACCTCGATCGCTCCGACGGCGCCGAGCGAGTGTCCGATGACCGGCTTGATGGAGCTGATCGGCACGTCGTAGGCGTGCATGCCGAGGCCCCGCTTGAGCGCCTCGGTCTCGTGGCGGTCGTTCTGTCTGGTCGCGGTGCCGTGCGCATTGACGTAGTCGACGGCGGTGGCCGGGATGCGGGCGGTGTCGAGGGCGGCTCGGATCGCCGCGGCCATCTCCTGCCCGTCGGGCCGCAGGCCGGTCATGTGGAAGGCGTTGCCACGGGAGGCGTACCCGCGGATCTCGGCGTAGATGTGCGCGTCGCGGCGGCGCGCGCTCTGCAGTTCCTCCAAGACCAGGACCGCCGAGCCCTCGCCGAGCACGAACCCGTTACGCGTACGGTCGAACGGCCGCGCGGCGGTGCCTGGATCGTCGTTGGTGTTGGACGTGGCCTTGATGGCGTCGAAGCAGGCAACCGTGATCGGCGCGATCGGCGCGTCGGTGGCGCCGGCGATCATCATATCGACCGATCCGTCGCGGATGAGGTCCCAGGCGTGTCCCACCGCGTCGATGCCGGAGGTGCACCCGGCCGACACGACGGCGTTGGGTCCTTCCGCGCCGGCGGCCCAGGCCACCTCGGCCGCCATCGAGCTGGGCACGAAGTAGTCGTACAGGTCGGGGCCGGCGAGCCGGTGGTCGACGAGCCAGTCGCGCCCTTCGTGGCTGACCGCGCGGTAACGCTCCTCCAACCGCAGCGTGGCGCCAACGGCGGTACCGAGACTCACCCCGACCCGGTGCGCGTCGTCGCGGTCGACGACGAGGCCGCTGTCGCTCATCGCCTCCCGCGTGGCGGTGAGCGCGAACAGGGCGGCCCGGTCCAAGCGCCCGATGTCGTGCTCGCTGAAGCCGTACTGGAACGGATCGAAGTCACACTCGGCAGCGATCCGCGACCGGAAGTCGGCGGAGTCGAAGGCGGTGATCAGGCGGGTCATCGGGGTGCCCGCCACGATGCGTTCCCAGAAGGCCTTCGCTCCCAACCCGCCGGGCGCGACGACGCCGATCCCGGTGATGACGACCCGACGTTGACTCACGCAGACTCCCCCGCTCTTGCGGACCTGCTCATTGGTGCCGGTCTCCTACGATCGACGATGGAGTCGCGGGCTCGAGCCGAGGTCGAGCGTGTCTGGAGCGGGTGTCTCTCTCAGCCCGCTGCCGTTGGCCGGTTCGCTGCCGTGAGTCGTTCGAGGAGAGCTACGACCTCGCTCGGCGCGGGCATGGCGAGCGCCTCCGATCGCAGGCGTCGGGCCGCCGCCGCGATCCCCCGATCGTGAAGCGCCCGGCCGACCAGGTCCCGCAGGCCGGTCAGGTCGTTGGCGTACAGGCCGGCACCGGCCCCGGCGAGACGGCGTGCCTTCAGACCGGTGTCCCACAGCATGTCCGGCACGACGACCTGCGGAACGCCGTGCACCAGCGCGGTCTGGAAGGATCCCGCTCCACCGTGCGACACGACCGCCGAGCACAGCGGCAGCAACACGTCCAGCGGCACGAAGTCCACGACCCGCACCCCGTCGGCCTCGACGTCGTCGAGGGTGGCGATCACCTCGACGCCGAGGTCCGCGACACCCTGGAGGATCCGGCCGACGGAGAGCCGATCGGTGCCCCACACCTCGCGATGCGCCATGCCCAGCGTGATGCACACGCGTGCGGTGCCGGCCTCCAGTTCGCCGATCCAGTCCGGCACGACGGAGGCGCCGTTGTAGGGCACGTACCGCACACCGACGCGCGGCAGTCCGGTATCCAGCGCGAGCGAGGACGGAACCGGGTCGAGGGTCCACTGACCGACCACAAGGTCCTCGGTGAACCCGGATCCGAACCGGCCGAGCCACTCGGCGAGAGGGTCCTCGCGCAGGATCGCGGGACGGGCCGCGAGAGCCGCGAGGTAGTGCCGGCGCAGGTTGCCGAGGACGTCGAGGCCGAACAGGAAGCGGGCGTGCGCGGCACCGCACGACTTCGCGGCAATCGCGCCGGCGAAGTACATCGGGTCCCAGATCACCAGGTCGGGGTGCCAGTGCGCGGTGAAGGCGACGAGTTCGTCGAGCGCCCGGCGCGGCATGGTGTTCTGCAGGACGACGTTCGTCCAGGCGGTCAGGGTGCCGTGGAGATAGTCGTAGGTCAGCGACTCGGTGCGGGTTTCGCTGATGTCGAAGGTGTCGAGCCACGACCCGGCCTCGCCGTCGGCGGGCGGGCGTTCCTCCTCGCGGGCCTCCGCGTCGCGAACGTGCTGCGCGACGTCGAGCATGTCGCCAACCGGCACGGCGGTCAGCCCTGCACCGAGGATGTCCTCGGTCGCGTCGGGTTGGGTCGCCATGCAGACCTCGTGCCCTGCGGCACGCAGCGCCCAGGCGAGCGGCACCTGATTGTTGACGTGGGAACTGGACGGAAACGGCGTGAACAGCACTCGCATGCGCGCACCATGCGGCCGCACGCTCGACGTGACGCTGAGCGACGCTGGAGCCGGTCAGGCCTCCAGGGGCTCCCGGATCGGCGGATCGGAGAGTCCCGCGATCTCCAGGATCCGGGCCGCCGACTTCCTGGTGCTGGCGACCGGTCCCAGCGGCGGGGCCTCGGCTGCCAGGCGGCGCCGCGTCCGGTCGTACACGTCCAGGCGCGGCGTCGACTTCATGGCGTTACCGAGAGTCGTCGCGTGCGGGCCGGGTTCCAGCATCGTGACCCGGACCCCGAAGTCGCGGCTCTCGTCGGCCAGGGCCTCGCTGAGGGCCTTCAGGGCGGCCTTGCCGGCGCCGTAGAGACCGTAGCCGCCCCGCCCCTCACCGGCTCCCTTCGATGTCACCTGGAACAGGTGACCGGCGCCACGGGCGCGCAGCCGCGGCAGCACCGCCTGCGACACCCACAGCGCGCCGAGGAAATTCACGGCGAGGTGATCATGCACCTGCTCCTCGGTGTACTCCTCGACCATTCCGGCGAGCAGCTCGCCGGCGTTGTTGAACACGACATCGAGGCCGCCGAGCTGGGCGACCGCGCGATCCACCGCGCCGAACACCGCCGCTCGGTCGGACACGTCGGTCGGCAGGGCGAGCAGCCGGCCCGGATACTTCCGGTCGAGCGCGGCCAAGGAGGTCACGTCGCGAGCCAGGCCGGCCACCCGGTCACCGGCTTCGAGGGCCGCCTCGGTCACCGCCCGGCCCAACCCGCGCGATGCGCCCGTGACGAGCCAGACGCGTTCCTCGTGTCGTGTCACATGACGACCCTGTCACACGCGGCCGGTGCCGCGCTCGCACCGCGCTCGACGACGACGGCCACGGCGCTCAGGGGAGGTCGTCGCGGGTGACCCGACGGTGCCGCACCAGCAACTCGTCGCCCGCGGCAACGAGTTCGTCCTCGCACACGCACATGATGTCCAACCGCGGCTTACCGCCCTGCGGCGTCACCACGACCTGCGTGTAGCTGCGCACGAAGAGCACACCGTCGGCGCGCGGCTCAACCGCCGCCATCGTCAGCAGGTGCCTGACCTGTTCACCCTTGTCCGCGAGCGCCGCGGCGGCGCTGCGCACGCCCGCCTCCAGCGCTTGGCGACCACGGATCGGCTCGGGCGCCGACGGCGGGACGAACACACCGTCCGGAGTGAACATGGCGGCCCACTCGGCCGCCTCGCCGGCATCGAGCAGGTGCATGTGCCGGGCGTAGAAGTCTTGGACCCGGGCGTACGTGTGGGTCGCACCCGCGGTCTGATCGGTGTCCAGCGGCATGGAGTCCTCCATCGGCTTTCTCGGCTTCCGCTCGACGGTGCCCGGTACACATCGAACTTCACTGGTTCCGGCCGCAAGCGACGCTCGACCGCCGTTCCGGCCGCCGCGCGCAGCATCGAGGCCATCCGACTGACGCGACCGCGGAGGTGCTGTGTGCGGCTGATCGACCTATCCTCAGCGATCGACGCATCGTCTGCCGAGCCCGACCCGGTGGTGCACAAAGTGCTCACCCCGCGCGAGGGCGCCGAACACATGTGCGCCGAGATGCGCAAGCACTTCGGTGTCGACTTCGACCCGCACGAGCTGCCCGACGGCGAGTTCCTGTCCCTCGACCGCCTCTCGCTGACCAGTCACACCGGCACACACGTCGATGCGCCGTCGCACTACGGTTCCCGTACCACGTACGGCGACGGGACGCCGAGGCACATCGACAGCATGCCGCTGGACTGGTTCTTCCGGCCCGGCATGGTCCTCGACCTCACCGACGCCGGGACGGGCGTGATCGACGTGGCCCGCATCGAGAAGGAGTTCGCGCGCATCGGCCGGCGTCCCGACCCGATGGACATCGTGCTGCTGCACACCGGTGCCGACGCCCGGGCGGGTACCCCGGAATACTTCACCCGGTTCGCGGGCCTCGACGGGCCCGCCACCCGGCTGCTGCTCGACCTGGGGGTGCGCGTCATCGGCACCGACGCGTTCAGCCTGGACGCGCCGTTCGGCGACATCATCGACCGCTACCGCAGGACCGGTGACCGGTCGGTGCTGTGGCCGGCGCACATGGTCGGGCGCGAGCGCGAGTACTGCCAGATCGAGCGCCTGGCCAACCTGGGCGAGCTACCCACGCCGTACGGCTTCCGGGTCGCGTGCTTCCCCATCCGCATCGCCGGCGCCGGTGCCGGCTGGACGCGCGCCGTCGCGTTGATCGACGACTGAGGACCGAGGTGGACCAGTGAAGGGCATCATCCTTGCCGGCGGCTCCGGAACCCGGCTGCGACCGCTGACGCTGGCCGTGTCGAAGCAGTTGCTGCCGGTCGGTGACAAGCCGATGATCTACTACCCGCTGTCGGTGCTCATGCTCGCAGGCATCACCGAGATCCTGCTCATCTCGACCCCCGCCGACCTCGTGCAGTTCCGGCGGCTGCTGGGTGACGGCGCGCATCTCGGGCTCCGGTTGAGCTACGCCGAGCAGCCGCACCCGGGCGGCATCGCCGAGGCGTTCCTGATCGGCGCCGACCACATCGGTGACGACGAGGTCGCCCTCGTGTTGGGCGACAACATCTTCCACGGGCTGCGCTTCTCCGACCTGTTGCTGGAGACTGCGCGCGAGGTGGACGGCTGCGTCCTCTTCGGCTACCCGGTACACGATCCGGAGCGCTACGGCGTGGCCGAGACCGACGGGGACGGCCGACTCGTGTCCATCGCGGAGAAGCCGGCGAAGCCACGTTCCAACCGGGCCGTCACCGGGCTCTACTTCTACGACAACGACGTCGTCAACATTGCCAAGAACATCGGACCGTCGCCGCGCGGCGAGTTGGAGATCTCGGGCGTCAACCAGGTCTACCTCGAACGCGGGCGGGCCCGGCTGGTCGACCTCGGCCGGGGCTTCGCCTGGCTGGACACCGGTACGCCGGAGTCGCTGCTCCAGGCGAGCCTCTACGTCGGCACGCTGGAGGCCCGGCAGGGCGTGCGGATCGCCTGCATCGAGGAGGTGGCGCTGCGGATGGGGTTGATCGACGCCGCCGCCTGTCACCGGCTGGGCGAGGCGATGGCTGGTTCGAGCTACGGCCGTTACGTGATGGACATCGCGGGTGAGCTGGCCTGAGCACGCCTGAGCCGGCCCGTTCCCGGGCCGGCTCCGCCAGGCGTCAGGACGGAGCCGGTCAGCGACCCAGTCGTCGGTAGCGCTCCTCCGTCGCGTCCTTCTGCGGCTTCCACCACCACCCGTTGCGGCGGTACCAGTCGATCGTGCCGGCCAGGCCGGCGGAGAGATCGGCGTACCGGGGCTTCCAGCCCAGCTCGGTCCGCAGCTTGTCGCTGTCGTTGGCATAGCGCGCGTCGTGCCCGGGGCGGTCCGTGACCAAGTCGAAGTCGTCCGCGGGCCGGCCCATCAACTCGAGGATCAGGCGCACGATCTGTCGGTTGTCGCATTCCTGCCCGGAGCCGACGAGGTAGGTCTCACCCATCCGGCCGGACCGCAGGATCGCGTCTATCGCCGTGTTGTGGTCGTCGACGTGGGTCCATTCCCGGACGTTGTCGCCCCGCCCGTAGACCTTCGGCCGGTCACCGGCGAGGACGTTGGTGATCTGCCGGGGGATGAACTTCTCGACGTGCTGGTAGGGACCGTAGTTGTTCGCGCAGTTCGAGATGGTGGCTCGCACCCCGTAGGAGCGCACCCAGGCGCGCACGAGCATGTCGGAGCCGGCCTTCGTGGCCGCGTAGGGGCTGGAGGGGTCGTAGCGGCTCAACTCGGTGAACCGCTCGTCGGAGTCCAGCGGGAGATCACCGAAGACCTCGTCGGTGGAGATGTGGTGTAGCCGCCGATCGTAGCGGCGTACCGCCTCGAGCAGGTTGAACGTGCCAACCAGATTCGTCTGCACGAACGGCGCCGGATCCAGCAGCGAGTTGTCGACGTGGGATTCGGCCGCGAAGTGCACGACGGTGTCGCTGGCCGCGACCAGCCGATCCAGCACTTCGGCGTCACGGACGTCGCCGTGCACGAACTCGATGTGATCGAGGATCGGCCGGAGGGAGCTGCGGTTCCCTGCGTAGGTGAGCGCGTCCAGCAAGATGATCCGGTATCCGGGATGACATCGGCGGACGTGGTGCGCGAAGTTCGCGCCGATGAAGCCCGCTCCGCCGGTGATCAGCATGGTCGTCATACGGGCACGCTAACGATCCCGGCCGCGACATCACTGGAACGCCGATGGACGCATCGTCCGCCCGCTCTTGAGCCTTCCTTGAGCCGGTGCCGCCAGGCTTCGGCGACCGAGTCCGCCACCCCCGAGGAGCACCGTGACACGTCGCCTCTTCACCTCCGAGTCGGTGACCGAAGGCCACCCGGACAAGATCGCCGACCAGATCAGCGACGCCGTCCTCGACGCCCTGCTCGCGCAGGATCCCCAAAGCCGCGTGGCGGTGGAGACGCTGATCACGACAGGTCAGGTCCACGTCGCCGGTGAGGTGACCACGCGGGCCTACGCGGACATCCCCCAGATCGTCCGGGACACCATCCTGAACATCGGGTACGACTCGTCGCGGAAGGGCTTCGACGGTCTGTCCTGCGGCGTGAACCTCTCCATCGGCGCGCAGTCGCCCGACATCGCACGCGGCGTGGACCGGGCGATCGAGCGGGTGGCCGGCGGCTCGGTGCACGCCCTCGACGCCCAGGGCGCCGGCGACCAGGGGATGATGTTCGGCTACGCCTGCTCGGAGACACCCGAGTTGATGCCGCTGCCGATCGCGCTGGCGCACCGGCTGGCCCGCCGGCTCGCCGCCGCGCGCAAGGATCGGACGATCCCCTACCTGCGGCCCGACGGCAAGACCCAGGTCACCATCGAGTACGACGGCTCGCGCCCGGCCCGCCTGCACACGGTGGTGGTGTCGTCCCAGCACGCCGCGGACATCTCACTCGATTCACTGCTGGCCCCGGACGTGCGCGAACACGTGATCGAGCCGGAGCTGACCGGCCTGGGCGTGGACGTCGAGGACTACCGGCTGCTGGTGAACCCGACGGGTAGATTCGAGATCGGCGGGCCGATGGGCGACGCAGGCCTGACCGGCCGCAAGATCATCGTCGACACCTACGGCGGATACGCTCGCCACGGCGGTGGCGCGTTCTCCGGCAAGGACCCCTCCAAGGTGGACCGCTCGGGGGCGTACGCGATGCGCTGGGTTGCCAAGAACGTGGTGGCGGCCGGCCTGGCCGAGCGTTGCGAGACGCAGATCGCATACGCGATCGGCAAGGCGCGCCCGGTGAGCTTCCTCGTGGACACGTTCGGTACCGAGAACGTCCCGACGCACCGGATCGAGCGCGCGATCGACGAGGTGTTCGACCTGCGGCCGGCCGCGATCATCCGCGACCTGCGCCTGCTCCGCCCGATCTACCGGCAGACCGCCGTCTATGGCCACTTCGGCCGGGAACTGCCCGATCTGCTGTGGGAGAACACCGATCGTGCGCAGGACCTCAAGGACGCCGCGGCCTGAACACAACGGCGGGAAAGCCTGCCACGCTTCCTCGGACGGCGCGCGCGTCATGACCATCCGCGTGCTGGTCGCTGACGACCAGGACATCGTCAGAGCAGGGCTCTGCATGATCCTGAACGCCCAACCGGGCATCGCCGTCGTCGGCGACGCCGCCGACGGCCGCCGGGCGATCTCCATGGCCCGTTCGCTACGTCCCGATGTGTGCCTGCTGGACATCCGCATGCGCCCGAGGTCGACGGGATCGAAGCCACCCGCCAGCTCGCCGGGGCCGACGTCGCCGATCCTCTGGCCGTCGTCGTCATCACCACCTTCGACCTCGACGAGTACGTCTACGGCGCGCTCAAGGCAGGCGCCCGAGGCTTCCTCCTCAAGGACGCCGGCGCCGAGATGCTCACCCAGGCCATCCATGCCGCCGCCCGCGGCGACGCCCTGATCGCACCGAACATCACCGCGAGGCTCCTGTCCTCCTTCGCGAACAGCCGCCCGCGCTCGGTGCCACCTGAACCTGTCGAGCCGCTGACCGCTCGCGAGGAACAGGTCCTGCTGGCTGCCGCTCGCGGGCGGACCAACAGCGAGATCGGCGATGAGCTGTCCATCAGCCTCAGCACCGTCAAGACCCACATCGCCGCCCTGATGCGCAAGCTCAACGCCCGCAACCGCGTCGAGATCGTGATGTGGGCCTACGAGACACGCCGCGTCGGCACCTGGTCGGCGCCCGCAGGCTCGAGTTGCGGAAACCAACGCTGACCACTTCGGTCTTCTCTGGGAGGTCTCCGGTCGGATCAGTAGTCAGCGCTCCGCCGTCATGCAAGCGCTGGCGATCGGGCGGGGCCGTCGTTCACTGCCCGAGAGGGCGGTAGCGGAGGTGTACGACGCCGTTTCGGAATCGGCGCTCATCGAGGAGCTCGAGGTCGACGCGCATGCCGGTCGGCAGGCCCGGCTTTCCCCCGCCGACGACCACGGGCCAGACGAACAGCTGGCACTCGTCGACCAGCCCGGCCTCAAGAGCCTGCGCCGCGAGGTTTGCACCTCCAACGGTGAGATCGCTGCTGGCCGTGGCCTTCAGTTCGTGTACCGCCTCGGGGTCGAAGCGGCGTTCGAGTCGGGTGTCTGCGGTCGACACCGCGGCGAGAGTCGTGGAGTACACGACCTTTCTCGCTGCCTGCCAGGCGCTTGCGAAGTCGGCCATGAGATCGGACTGCGCGGCCAGAGCGGCGTCGGTCTCCCAGACGGCCATCGCCTCGTACAGCCGCCGCCCGTAGAGGAACGTGCCCACGGACCGCAGGAGATCGGTGTAGAGAACGAATAGTTCGTCGTCCATCGGCAACCAGGCGAACGCGCCGCGTTCGTCCTCCATGTAGCCGTCAAGCGACACGTTATTCACGTAAATCAGCTTTGCCATGTCCCTACCTCTCGATGATCAACCGCAACAGCCTGGACGCTCATCAGCGTGGTGAACGCCTGGAGCCGGGCCACCGGCTCCTCCGGCCCAGCCAGCGCCCGGAGCCGGCAAACAGAGCCCGGCCCGCGGTCGGCGCGCTGACCGCGGCCCAGGTGGCAAGGCCGATCGGCCACCCGCACATTGCCGAAAACCGCGTGCATCACCTGCGCCGGTGCCAGCCCCAGCAGCGCGGCCCGGCCCGCGAAGTAGCCGCCCCAGCAGTCGCGCATACCGAGGGCCAGGAACGCCTCGTTCGGCACCTCGGAAAAGGTCACGGTGGCAATGGGCCGACGAGATCGAACATGCAGCGGACCTTGACGCACGGGCGCATCACCCATCACCTCCTGTGACCGCGACAGCACCCTCGTAGGCTGTCCCTCACACTGACTACGAACGCCCCTGCCCGAATCCGACAGCCGCTGCCCTACCTGTCAAACTTCCCGCGTCCGCCACCCTGCAAGCCAAGCGGGCCAGACGACCCCGCCTACCCGGCGAAAGTGCACGCTGAGCCCAGGCCGTGGCCCAGCACAGGGCCAAAGCACGGCAACTGGTGCCCCGGCTGGCGTCGACCAGCACACGAGGCCACCGACCTGACCGCAGACCACCCGCGGGCAGTCAGCCGGGGCGGAGGCGAACGCCAACCCCTCGCCGTCCTCTGCGTCTCTACGGTTCCCACACTCAGGGTGACGTCGCGCTGAGTGCGAATGCGGCGCGACCGATCGTCGTACAGGCGCCAGCTGGCGGCGGTCATCGAGACGGCGAAGAACAACGTCTTCGGGTCCGCGGTGATCTTCAGGTGGGCGAGGCCAGAGGGTGCGCCCGGGATCTCCTCCTGGCTGACCACGTTGATCGTGGCCCAAGAGTCGCCGTGGGCGATAGCGCTGCACATCTTCCACGTGTGCACGAACGGCACTCTGCCGCCCGGCATGGTGTCGCCAGCTGCTTCGACGATTTCCCGTACGTCAGCCGGCGCACAGCGGTCTTCGGATCGACACCTCTCCGCCGCGCGATTTCGCGCAGCTGCTCTATGCGGGCCTCCGCGGGTTTGCGTCCCTCCGGCGCACCGAGCAGTTCCCTGACCGCCTCGCCGCCCTTGATGTCCAGCGCAGCGAAGCGCAACCGCCGGCGGACTCGCTCGGCCCGGTCTTCCGGCGCGAGCAGCCATACCGCCGCGCTTGCGTTCTCCAAGGCGGCTCGGGCCAGCGAGTACGGGGCGTACATGTGCATGACGTGCGCGTCTTTCAGGACGGTGCGCAGGCAGTGCAGGTGGTCGACGGCGTGCGAGAGGGCGTGCCAGGCAGCCTGGCTGAGCTGGTACGGATGCATCTCCTTGTTGTCGCGGCTCAGCGTGCTGCGCTCCTGGGGGCGTTCGTGCGGCCCGGCAGGGTCCATGCGCTTCAGCCAGGGATCGATGCGGTCGAGGTGCCGGAACATCTCGGCGGACGGTGGCCCGCTACTGCCGGGCGACGGTGCGGGCCGAGTCGCCGGACGCATCGGCGGCGATCATGGGGCGGGCCACCGCGGTTACTCAGCGACACGACAACCGACTGGAGCCTGAGGTGGCTGGCACACCCTCTAGAGCGTCCTAGGACGTGGTCTCCTCGTTCATGCATGTGGAGCCGTCTTTCATCAGCCATCCTGCGATGGTGTTGTAGTCCGCATCGGTGAGGCCATGGCGTGGGTCGACACGATGCAGGAGCGCGGGAGAGCTGTGGTTCGCGGCCACCCAGGACCGGTCGGCGTCGGTGATCTCGTCGTCGACCCAGACGAACCGGCGTCCCGCGGCCCATTCGACGAGGTGGCGGGTCTTCCAGTGCAGCCGACCGTCGTCGTCATCTTCGTCCGGCCAGTCGACGATGGGCAGCTGAGGCAGGCCGAGCCGCGGCGCGAGTACCTCGTTCGCTTCGGCCATCCAGGTCGTGGCCCAGACCAGGTCGCACGGCAACGCGGCCAGGCGACGGCCGTGTTCAGGGCTGAGTCCGGCCAGCAACGGGTTGGGTTCGTCGTCCATCTGCCGCGCGGCGCCGGCGAACGGCAGGAGTGTTCCGTCCACGTCCAGGAACAACAGCGGACGCGTACCGATCCCGTGTGCGGCGAGGCGGCGTACGCTCGCCTCACCGAAATCCTCATCCGGCCAGATCTGGTCCGCGGCCCAGTCCAGCCACTGGTGCGGCGGCTCGTCGGCCTGGAAGTACGCGATCCGCGCCGCCTGGTCCATGGGGGCGGACTCCCACCAGTGCCACCAGAGCATCAGGTGCCATTCGCCGTAGCCCATGCGCCAGCCGATGCTGTACCGCTCGATCTCCGGGTGCGCTCGCCATGGCGGTAGAACCCGGCTGTGAGTGTCAAGCTGTTCGCGCACCGCGGCGTCGAGAAGTCCGCGGGTCCGTTCGTCCACTAATTAACGCTCCTTCACGGTCCGGCAGCTCAACCCGGCTCCACCCCATGGTGGGGGTCATTGCTTATCCGACGTCCGCGAGGGCCAGGTCGCGATTCAGCAGCTCTCACGAGTTGGCCGCGGCAGCCCAGGCATGGGCGCGCCAACGGCTGCCCACCCCACGTGAGCACATACGCGGTCACGCGGGTCGCCCGTTCTGTTCCCGTAGCCAGTAGGCGGCGGTTTCGCGGACGTCTTCGTTTGGGTCGTTGAGCGCCTCGCTGATCACGTTCGCGTGCCGGTAAGACTCCTTGCGCCAGCCACGCAGGGAAAGGATCGCCAGCCGTCGCACGGTGGCGTCCGGGTCCTGGCTGACCGTCTGTCCGAGTAGCGGAAGGACCCGCCTCGCGACGGCGGCACCGAGACGCCGTTCGCCGAGCACGCACACCGCGTGCCGGCGGATGACGACGTACGGCGAGGCCAGTCCGCGGATCGCTTCGTCGACCTCGCCGACGGTGATGTCGCAGTACCCCCGCCCTGGCTTGAGCTCCTCGGCCAGCGCCGGCACATACGCCGGCCGGCGCTCGATGACGTCCTGCAAGGGCCGGTAGTCCAACCGCCGTGCGATGACCGCCTGGTTGCGGAAGCTGGTGTACGGGGCGGCGACGGCGGTGATCACAACCTCCTGCGGAAGACGGTGGATCTGGTCGAGCACGAGATCGAGGCGGCCCAGCCGCGCCAGCGCACGGCCCGCCCACGACTGGTCCGGTCCTTCCCGCTCGGTCAGCGCCTCGTGCAGTGCCCGCAGGACGCCGCCGTCGGGTTGGCCGATGTCGGCTAGCAGCTTGGCG
It includes:
- the rfbA gene encoding glucose-1-phosphate thymidylyltransferase RfbA, whose translation is MKGIILAGGSGTRLRPLTLAVSKQLLPVGDKPMIYYPLSVLMLAGITEILLISTPADLVQFRRLLGDGAHLGLRLSYAEQPHPGGIAEAFLIGADHIGDDEVALVLGDNIFHGLRFSDLLLETAREVDGCVLFGYPVHDPERYGVAETDGDGRLVSIAEKPAKPRSNRAVTGLYFYDNDVVNIAKNIGPSPRGELEISGVNQVYLERGRARLVDLGRGFAWLDTGTPESLLQASLYVGTLEARQGVRIACIEEVALRMGLIDAAACHRLGEAMAGSSYGRYVMDIAGELA
- a CDS encoding SDR family NAD(P)-dependent oxidoreductase — its product is MTRHEERVWLVTGASRGLGRAVTEAALEAGDRVAGLARDVTSLAALDRKYPGRLLALPTDVSDRAAVFGAVDRAVAQLGGLDVVFNNAGELLAGMVEEYTEEQVHDHLAVNFLGALWVSQAVLPRLRARGAGHLFQVTSKGAGEGRGGYGLYGAGKAALKALSEALADESRDFGVRVTMLEPGPHATTLGNAMKSTPRLDVYDRTRRRLAAEAPPLGPVASTRKSAARILEIAGLSDPPIREPLEA
- a CDS encoding dihydrofolate reductase family protein, producing the protein MAKLIYVNNVSLDGYMEDERGAFAWLPMDDELFVLYTDLLRSVGTFLYGRRLYEAMAVWETDAALAAQSDLMADFASAWQAARKVVYSTTLAAVSTADTRLERRFDPEAVHELKATASSDLTVGGANLAAQALEAGLVDECQLFVWPVVVGGGKPGLPTGMRVDLELLDERRFRNGVVHLRYRPLGQ
- the rfbB gene encoding dTDP-glucose 4,6-dehydratase, whose amino-acid sequence is MLITGGAGFIGANFAHHVRRCHPGYRIILLDALTYAGNRSSLRPILDHIEFVHGDVRDAEVLDRLVAASDTVVHFAAESHVDNSLLDPAPFVQTNLVGTFNLLEAVRRYDRRLHHISTDEVFGDLPLDSDERFTELSRYDPSSPYAATKAGSDMLVRAWVRSYGVRATISNCANNYGPYQHVEKFIPRQITNVLAGDRPKVYGRGDNVREWTHVDDHNTAIDAILRSGRMGETYLVGSGQECDNRQIVRLILELMGRPADDFDLVTDRPGHDARYANDSDKLRTELGWKPRYADLSAGLAGTIDWYRRNGWWWKPQKDATEERYRRLGR
- the metK gene encoding methionine adenosyltransferase encodes the protein MTRRLFTSESVTEGHPDKIADQISDAVLDALLAQDPQSRVAVETLITTGQVHVAGEVTTRAYADIPQIVRDTILNIGYDSSRKGFDGLSCGVNLSIGAQSPDIARGVDRAIERVAGGSVHALDAQGAGDQGMMFGYACSETPELMPLPIALAHRLARRLAAARKDRTIPYLRPDGKTQVTIEYDGSRPARLHTVVVSSQHAADISLDSLLAPDVREHVIEPELTGLGVDVEDYRLLVNPTGRFEIGGPMGDAGLTGRKIIVDTYGGYARHGGGAFSGKDPSKVDRSGAYAMRWVAKNVVAAGLAERCETQIAYAIGKARPVSFLVDTFGTENVPTHRIERAIDEVFDLRPAAIIRDLRLLRPIYRQTAVYGHFGRELPDLLWENTDRAQDLKDAAA
- a CDS encoding beta-ketoacyl-[acyl-carrier-protein] synthase family protein: MSQRRVVITGIGVVAPGGLGAKAFWERIVAGTPMTRLITAFDSADFRSRIAAECDFDPFQYGFSEHDIGRLDRAALFALTATREAMSDSGLVVDRDDAHRVGVSLGTAVGATLRLEERYRAVSHEGRDWLVDHRLAGPDLYDYFVPSSMAAEVAWAAGAEGPNAVVSAGCTSGIDAVGHAWDLIRDGSVDMMIAGATDAPIAPITVACFDAIKATSNTNDDPGTAARPFDRTRNGFVLGEGSAVLVLEELQSARRRDAHIYAEIRGYASRGNAFHMTGLRPDGQEMAAAIRAALDTARIPATAVDYVNAHGTATRQNDRHETEALKRGLGMHAYDVPISSIKPVIGHSLGAVGAIEVAASAMAIEFDVVPPTANLHHPDAELDLDYVPREARQRKLSTVLTVGSGFGGFQSAMVLAAPEAVAA
- a CDS encoding cyclase family protein, whose protein sequence is MVHKVLTPREGAEHMCAEMRKHFGVDFDPHELPDGEFLSLDRLSLTSHTGTHVDAPSHYGSRTTYGDGTPRHIDSMPLDWFFRPGMVLDLTDAGTGVIDVARIEKEFARIGRRPDPMDIVLLHTGADARAGTPEYFTRFAGLDGPATRLLLDLGVRVIGTDAFSLDAPFGDIIDRYRRTGDRSVLWPAHMVGREREYCQIERLANLGELPTPYGFRVACFPIRIAGAGAGWTRAVALIDD
- a CDS encoding activator-dependent family glycosyltransferase — its product is MRVLFTPFPSSSHVNNQVPLAWALRAAGHEVCMATQPDATEDILGAGLTAVPVGDMLDVAQHVRDAEAREEERPPADGEAGSWLDTFDISETRTESLTYDYLHGTLTAWTNVVLQNTMPRRALDELVAFTAHWHPDLVIWDPMYFAGAIAAKSCGAAHARFLFGLDVLGNLRRHYLAALAARPAILREDPLAEWLGRFGSGFTEDLVVGQWTLDPVPSSLALDTGLPRVGVRYVPYNGASVVPDWIGELEAGTARVCITLGMAHREVWGTDRLSVGRILQGVADLGVEVIATLDDVEADGVRVVDFVPLDVLLPLCSAVVSHGGAGSFQTALVHGVPQVVVPDMLWDTGLKARRLAGAGAGLYANDLTGLRDLVGRALHDRGIAAAARRLRSEALAMPAPSEVVALLERLTAANRPTAAG
- a CDS encoding nuclear transport factor 2 family protein, whose amino-acid sequence is MPLDTDQTAGATHTYARVQDFYARHMHLLDAGEAAEWAAMFTPDGVFVPPSAPEPIRGRQALEAGVRSAAAALADKGEQVRHLLTMAAVEPRADGVLFVRSYTQVVVTPQGGKPRLDIMCVCEDELVAAGDELLVRHRRVTRDDLP